A genomic region of Thermodesulfovibrio aggregans contains the following coding sequences:
- a CDS encoding LeuA family protein, whose protein sequence is MGKVYIIDVTNRDGVQTSRILLPKLSKTMLNLYLDEMGVYQSEIGFPTLKHEVNYINANLELAEMGVLKRIHLEGWARAIPEDVELAFKNCPKLKHLNLSISTSEIMIQGKFQGRKTWDDIVKSMYNAVKLAKELGAETVGFNAEDASRTELSRLIEFILAGKEAGGDRFRYCDTLGCEDPITIYERIHTLALATKFPIEMHCHNDLGMAEAVSVAGAQATVEAGVDSYINTTINGYGERAGNADLVSTILALKFSHGLKEKCPLDEHINLKMAWKIARYASYAFNIPIPINQPGVGANAFAHESGIHADGVLKDRSNYELYSPEDVGRGEPELLETGRIITTGEYGGIKGFRYVYSKLGIEFHDDAEARKILELVQYANLHTQKPLTDDELRFIAQYPDIVRQILTVTP, encoded by the coding sequence ATGGGGAAGGTTTACATTATTGATGTAACAAATAGAGATGGAGTTCAGACTTCACGAATACTTCTTCCAAAGCTTTCAAAAACAATGCTCAATTTATATCTTGATGAAATGGGTGTTTACCAGAGTGAAATTGGATTTCCTACTTTAAAACATGAAGTAAACTATATCAATGCCAATCTTGAACTTGCTGAAATGGGTGTATTAAAAAGAATTCATCTTGAAGGATGGGCAAGAGCAATTCCAGAAGATGTGGAATTAGCTTTTAAGAATTGTCCAAAACTTAAACATCTTAATCTTTCAATTTCCACCTCTGAAATCATGATACAGGGAAAATTTCAGGGAAGAAAAACATGGGATGACATTGTAAAAAGCATGTACAATGCTGTCAAACTTGCAAAAGAACTTGGAGCAGAAACAGTTGGATTCAATGCAGAGGATGCATCCCGTACTGAACTCAGCAGACTCATTGAATTCATCCTTGCAGGAAAAGAAGCAGGTGGAGATAGATTCCGCTATTGCGATACACTTGGATGCGAAGATCCGATTACAATTTACGAGAGAATTCACACGCTTGCTCTCGCAACAAAATTTCCCATTGAAATGCACTGTCATAATGACCTTGGCATGGCTGAAGCAGTTTCTGTTGCAGGAGCTCAAGCAACAGTGGAAGCAGGTGTAGACAGTTACATAAATACAACTATAAATGGATATGGTGAAAGAGCTGGAAATGCCGATTTAGTCTCTACAATACTGGCTCTTAAGTTTTCTCATGGGCTTAAAGAAAAATGTCCTCTTGATGAGCATATAAATCTTAAAATGGCTTGGAAAATTGCCAGATATGCTTCCTATGCTTTCAATATCCCTATTCCGATAAATCAACCTGGAGTTGGTGCAAATGCCTTTGCCCATGAATCAGGAATTCATGCTGATGGAGTTTTAAAAGACAGATCAAATTATGAACTTTACTCTCCAGAAGATGTTGGTCGTGGAGAACCAGAACTTCTTGAAACAGGAAGAATCATCACTACAGGAGAATATGGTGGAATAAAAGGATTCAGATATGTATATAGCAAACTCGGTATAGAGTTTCACGATGATGCTGAAGCAAGAAAAATTCTTGAACTTGTCCAATATGCAAATTTACATACTCAAAAACCTCTTACTGATGATGAGCTTAGATTTATAGCCCAATATCCTGACATTGTCAGGCAAATTCTCACAGTAACACCTTAG
- the ilvN gene encoding acetolactate synthase small subunit, whose product MRHTISVLVENKFGVLARIAGLFSGRGYNIESLSVGETIDPNISIMTIVTTGDDRVIEQITKQLNRLVDVIKVVDLTEIDHVEREMVLIKVAPRKENRLEVLKTVEIFRGRVVDSGPTTYTIEVTGDEKKIQAFIELMKPMGIKEFVRTGKVAIPREISQRK is encoded by the coding sequence GTGAGACATACAATCTCAGTGCTTGTAGAAAACAAATTTGGTGTTTTAGCGAGAATAGCAGGACTTTTTAGTGGTAGAGGTTATAATATAGAAAGTCTATCAGTAGGAGAAACTATAGATCCCAATATCTCCATAATGACAATTGTAACAACAGGAGATGATAGAGTTATTGAACAGATTACAAAACAACTTAACAGACTCGTTGATGTTATTAAAGTTGTTGATTTAACTGAAATAGACCATGTGGAAAGGGAAATGGTTTTAATTAAAGTTGCACCAAGAAAGGAAAACAGACTTGAAGTTTTGAAAACAGTTGAAATATTTCGTGGAAGAGTGGTTGATTCAGGTCCAACAACCTATACAATAGAAGTAACAGGAGATGAAAAAAAGATTCAAGCCTTTATTGAGCTTATGAAACCAATGGGAATAAAGGAATTTGTTAGAACAGGCAAAGTAGCCATTCCAAGAGAGATTTCACAAAGAAAATAA
- the ilvB gene encoding biosynthetic-type acetolactate synthase large subunit yields MAKMKGAEILIECLKREGVKHIFGYPGGVILDIFDLLYDDPDIKLILTRHEQGATHAADGYARVSGKPGVVLVTSGPGATNTVTGIANAYMDSVPLVIFTGQVPTFLIGNDAFQEADIVGITRPCTKYNILVKDVKDLARQVREAFYIATTGRPGPVLIDLPKDVTQGKTEFIWPEKVYIRSYNPTYEGNFYMIKKAAQEIAKAKKPVIIAGGGCIISNAHEYLKELAEITQIPVANTLMGLGSFPRTHELSLGMLGMHGTYYANMAVQNSDLIIAIGMRFDDRVTGKTDAFAPQAKIIHIDIDPTSIRKNVRVDIPIVGDVSRVLQVLNKILKEEIKPQWEEIRKAWLKQINQWKKERPLTYEFDPEVIKPQYVIEKIYEVTKGDAIITTEVGQNQMWTAQFYKFDKPRRLVTSGGLGTMGYGFPAAIGAQLAFPDMTVIDIAGDGSIQMNIQELATAVVYDLPVKVAILNNSYLGMVRQWQEIFYNERYSHTYLSTAPDFVKVAEAYGAVGLRATKPSEVEPVIKEALSIRKPVFMDFVVDWKEKVYPMVPPGAPIDQMIFEEKKKERKLKAVK; encoded by the coding sequence ATGGCTAAAATGAAAGGTGCAGAAATTTTAATTGAGTGCCTAAAAAGAGAGGGTGTAAAACATATTTTTGGTTACCCTGGTGGAGTAATACTCGATATTTTTGACCTTCTTTACGATGATCCGGATATAAAACTAATTCTTACGAGACATGAACAGGGTGCAACTCATGCTGCTGACGGATATGCAAGAGTTAGTGGAAAACCTGGAGTTGTTCTCGTAACAAGTGGTCCTGGAGCAACCAATACTGTAACCGGAATTGCAAATGCCTATATGGACTCTGTTCCCCTTGTTATTTTTACAGGTCAGGTTCCTACATTTTTAATTGGAAATGACGCATTTCAGGAAGCAGATATTGTAGGAATTACTAGACCATGCACTAAATACAATATTCTTGTGAAAGACGTTAAGGACCTCGCACGGCAAGTAAGAGAAGCTTTTTACATCGCAACAACTGGCAGACCAGGTCCTGTTCTTATAGATCTTCCTAAGGATGTCACACAGGGAAAAACAGAGTTTATTTGGCCAGAAAAAGTTTACATAAGAAGCTATAATCCAACCTATGAAGGCAATTTTTACATGATAAAAAAAGCAGCACAGGAAATAGCTAAAGCCAAAAAACCTGTCATTATTGCTGGTGGTGGATGTATAATTTCCAATGCTCATGAATATCTTAAAGAACTTGCAGAGATTACTCAAATCCCTGTTGCCAATACTTTAATGGGGCTTGGCAGTTTCCCACGCACCCATGAGCTTTCACTTGGAATGCTCGGAATGCACGGAACATATTATGCCAATATGGCAGTTCAGAATTCCGATTTAATCATTGCAATTGGAATGAGATTTGATGATAGAGTAACAGGGAAAACAGATGCCTTTGCACCTCAGGCAAAGATAATTCATATAGATATTGATCCCACATCAATTCGTAAAAATGTAAGAGTTGATATTCCAATAGTTGGAGATGTTAGCAGAGTTCTTCAGGTATTAAATAAAATCCTCAAAGAAGAAATAAAACCTCAATGGGAAGAGATTAGAAAGGCATGGCTCAAACAGATAAATCAATGGAAAAAGGAAAGACCTCTTACATATGAATTTGACCCTGAAGTTATAAAGCCTCAGTATGTTATTGAAAAAATATATGAAGTTACAAAAGGCGATGCAATTATTACAACAGAGGTTGGACAGAATCAGATGTGGACAGCACAGTTTTACAAATTTGACAAACCCCGCAGACTTGTAACCTCAGGTGGACTTGGCACCATGGGATATGGATTTCCTGCTGCAATTGGTGCTCAACTTGCTTTTCCTGATATGACAGTTATCGACATAGCAGGAGATGGAAGTATTCAGATGAATATACAGGAACTCGCAACAGCAGTAGTTTATGATTTACCTGTAAAAGTGGCAATACTTAATAACAGCTATCTTGGAATGGTCAGACAATGGCAGGAAATCTTTTATAATGAAAGGTACTCTCATACCTATCTAAGTACAGCACCAGACTTTGTAAAGGTTGCAGAAGCTTATGGTGCTGTTGGGTTAAGAGCAACTAAACCAAGCGAAGTTGAACCAGTTATAAAAGAAGCCTTATCAATAAGAAAACCTGTATTTATGGATTTCGTTGTTGACTGGAAAGAGAAAGTTTATCCTATGGTACCGCCTGGAGCTCCTATTGATCAGATGATCTTTGAAGAGAAGAAAAAAGAACGGAAACTTAAAGCAGTAAAATAG
- a CDS encoding sugar phosphate isomerase/epimerase family protein, with protein MENLHIHVPYSKIYDYIDIIQKEKFNLEIYFDSQSLDCITQKDITELKRVLSYEPSLSFHAPFMDLSPGAVDSKVREVTIERFNQVFDIAEILKPKSIVFHSGYEKWKYAFKVDVWLQASLKTWERILPRAERLNIKIAIENIFEEDPENLKMLVEKLYCPYFGICLDTGHFNLFSKKSIEEWLNSLDKYIIELHLHDNNKQFDEHLCIGCGSFDFEKFFGLFKNKNCIYTIEAHSPEDVFKSIKKFNELIK; from the coding sequence ATGGAAAACCTGCACATTCATGTTCCATACAGTAAAATTTACGATTACATTGATATAATTCAGAAAGAAAAATTTAACCTTGAAATATACTTTGACTCTCAATCACTTGATTGTATTACACAAAAAGATATAACAGAACTTAAGAGGGTTCTTTCCTATGAACCCTCTTTGTCTTTCCATGCACCTTTTATGGATCTTTCACCTGGTGCAGTTGATTCAAAAGTAAGAGAAGTTACAATTGAGAGATTTAATCAGGTTTTTGATATTGCTGAAATTCTTAAGCCAAAATCAATAGTTTTTCATTCAGGTTATGAAAAGTGGAAATATGCTTTCAAAGTAGATGTATGGCTTCAAGCAAGCCTTAAAACATGGGAAAGAATTTTACCAAGAGCAGAAAGATTAAACATTAAAATTGCAATAGAAAATATTTTTGAAGAAGACCCTGAAAATCTGAAAATGCTTGTTGAGAAACTCTATTGTCCTTATTTTGGAATATGTTTAGACACAGGACACTTTAATCTTTTTTCAAAAAAGAGCATTGAAGAATGGCTTAACTCATTGGATAAATATATAATTGAACTTCACTTACACGACAATAATAAACAGTTTGATGAGCATCTCTGTATTGGATGTGGTTCCTTTGATTTTGAAAAATTTTTTGGATTATTCAAAAATAAAAACTGTATTTACACAATAGAAGCTCATAGTCCTGAAGATGTTTTTAAAAGTATAAAAAAATTTAATGAATTGATAAAATAA
- a CDS encoding FmdB family zinc ribbon protein, protein MPIYEYECMECHKIHEVIQKFSDKPLKNCPVCGGELKKLISLSSFVLKGTGWYVTDYARKNNSENTSNSNNSDKTSKKSEEKST, encoded by the coding sequence ATGCCCATATATGAGTATGAATGCATGGAATGCCACAAAATTCACGAAGTTATTCAAAAATTTAGTGATAAACCTTTAAAAAATTGCCCTGTTTGTGGTGGAGAACTTAAAAAACTTATATCCCTTTCTTCTTTTGTGTTGAAGGGAACTGGCTGGTATGTAACAGATTATGCAAGAAAAAATAATTCAGAGAATACTTCTAATTCAAACAATTCCGATAAAACTTCCAAAAAATCAGAGGAAAAATCTACATAG
- a CDS encoding dTDP-glucose 4,6-dehydratase, whose translation MKVLVTGGAGFIGSDFVRLAARKGWKVIVVDKLTYAGDLERLKPIQDRIDFYNIDILDKQELRKIFKKHKPEVILHFASETNIDKSVIDPSIFMETNIIGTICLLDLVKEFEVEKFVNITSYEEYGDIREGERDEDCPLNPRSPYAVSKASADMLGQVYWRALQIPVITLRLCSIYGPWQNPERLIPMTILRALRNEQIPVYGTGDIIREWLYLCDCVRAIFAVLEKGKPGDVYNVGSGERFSVIEIVRRILKILDKPESLIKFVPDRPGHEKRVAICSEKIKNRTGWSPVTSFESGLKSTVEWNLNNRTWLFKKLFYYEDLWSKLYRED comes from the coding sequence ATGAAAGTTCTTGTAACAGGAGGAGCTGGTTTTATAGGAAGTGATTTTGTAAGATTAGCTGCAAGAAAAGGCTGGAAGGTTATAGTTGTTGATAAATTGACTTATGCAGGTGATTTGGAAAGGCTTAAACCTATTCAAGACAGAATAGATTTTTATAATATAGATATTCTTGATAAGCAAGAATTAAGAAAAATATTTAAAAAACATAAACCAGAAGTAATCTTACATTTTGCATCTGAGACAAATATTGATAAATCAGTCATAGATCCGAGTATTTTTATGGAAACAAACATTATAGGAACCATATGTCTTCTTGATCTTGTTAAAGAATTTGAAGTAGAAAAATTTGTAAACATTACTTCTTATGAAGAATATGGAGATATTAGGGAAGGAGAAAGAGATGAAGACTGTCCTCTAAATCCTCGTTCTCCCTATGCTGTAAGCAAGGCATCAGCTGATATGCTTGGACAGGTTTACTGGAGAGCATTGCAAATTCCTGTTATAACCTTAAGACTATGTAGTATATATGGTCCCTGGCAGAATCCTGAAAGACTCATACCTATGACAATACTTAGAGCTTTACGTAACGAGCAAATTCCGGTGTATGGAACAGGTGATATAATTCGTGAATGGCTTTATCTTTGTGATTGTGTTAGAGCAATTTTTGCGGTTCTGGAAAAAGGTAAACCTGGAGATGTATATAATGTGGGAAGTGGAGAACGATTTTCAGTTATAGAGATTGTAAGGCGAATATTAAAAATTCTTGATAAACCTGAAAGTCTGATAAAATTTGTTCCAGATCGTCCAGGACATGAAAAAAGAGTTGCCATATGCAGTGAAAAAATAAAAAACAGAACAGGCTGGTCTCCGGTAACAAGCTTTGAATCAGGATTAAAATCTACAGTAGAGTGGAATTTAAACAATAGAACATGGCTATTTAAAAAGTTGTTTTATTATGAAGATTTATGGAGCAAGCTTTACAGAGAAGACTAA
- a CDS encoding DUF72 domain-containing protein: protein MEQALQRRLNYHIGTSGWQYAHWRGIFYPAELKYSDWLYYYSKYFSTVEINVTFYRDVRTSTFQKWYNSTPKNFLFSVKLSRQITHFKRLKVDKLYIESFIQKYSTLKEKLGVILIQLPPGLKFDETLVDDFISMLDKTYKYTIEVRNKTFIHDKFFEILKQNNIAFCIADSAGRFPYYEVVTADFIYVRLHGSQRLYASEYTEEELKEWVRKINTWNKPTFVYFDNDYMGYAVKNASRLKELLTDISLFQK, encoded by the coding sequence ATGGAGCAAGCTTTACAGAGAAGACTAAATTATCATATTGGTACATCCGGCTGGCAATACGCACACTGGAGAGGAATTTTTTATCCTGCAGAATTAAAATATTCAGACTGGCTTTATTATTACTCCAAGTATTTCTCAACAGTTGAGATTAATGTCACTTTTTACAGAGATGTAAGAACATCAACTTTTCAGAAATGGTATAATTCAACACCAAAAAATTTTCTATTTTCAGTTAAACTTTCAAGACAGATAACACATTTTAAAAGACTTAAAGTTGACAAACTCTATATTGAAAGCTTTATTCAGAAGTATTCAACTTTAAAAGAAAAACTTGGAGTTATTCTAATTCAACTTCCTCCAGGATTAAAGTTTGACGAAACATTAGTTGATGATTTCATTTCTATGTTAGACAAAACCTATAAGTATACAATTGAAGTTAGAAATAAAACATTCATTCATGATAAATTTTTTGAAATTTTGAAACAAAACAACATTGCCTTTTGCATAGCAGATTCTGCTGGACGATTTCCCTATTATGAGGTAGTTACAGCAGATTTTATCTATGTTAGACTTCATGGCTCTCAGAGACTTTATGCTTCAGAATATACAGAGGAAGAGTTGAAAGAATGGGTTAGAAAGATTAACACATGGAATAAGCCTACATTTGTTTACTTTGACAATGATTATATGGGATACGCTGTGAAAAATGCATCAAGACTTAAAGAACTTCTTACTGACATTTCTCTTTTTCAAAAATAG
- a CDS encoding deoxyribonuclease IV, whose product MRPLGVHTSIKNTLINSIEEAVQLQCTTFQIFLHSPRIWEIPEYEEQVIDEFKRLRKLHGLNPLVIHASYLINLISSKPKTIASSRYLLKREVLMADALGADYYVIHLKDNKDMDKDEIYAKTKEGFSKIGKLEKCKILIENTAKSKITSQIPDLIETLQKIESENIGGICIDTCHLFAAGYDISGEDGISKFIEEVFQSGSFGLIKLIHLNDSKAPAGSGIDRHEHIGKGHIGISGFERFLKIKELSNVPLILETPKKSPEDDLKNLNAVREILRKLES is encoded by the coding sequence TTGAGACCTCTTGGCGTTCATACTTCAATTAAAAACACTTTAATTAATTCCATAGAAGAAGCTGTTCAGCTTCAATGTACAACATTTCAGATATTTCTTCATAGTCCCAGGATCTGGGAAATTCCAGAGTATGAAGAACAAGTTATTGATGAGTTTAAAAGACTTAGAAAACTTCATGGATTGAATCCTTTAGTTATTCATGCCTCTTATCTGATAAATCTTATCTCATCAAAACCAAAGACAATTGCCTCTTCAAGATATCTTTTAAAAAGAGAAGTCTTAATGGCAGATGCTCTGGGTGCAGACTATTATGTAATTCATTTAAAGGACAACAAAGATATGGACAAGGATGAGATTTATGCTAAAACTAAAGAAGGTTTCAGCAAAATAGGAAAGCTTGAAAAATGTAAAATTCTCATAGAAAATACAGCAAAAAGTAAAATAACATCTCAGATTCCTGATTTGATTGAAACACTTCAAAAAATTGAAAGTGAAAACATTGGCGGAATTTGTATTGACACCTGTCATCTTTTTGCAGCCGGATATGATATATCTGGCGAAGATGGAATATCAAAGTTTATTGAAGAGGTTTTTCAATCTGGCTCTTTTGGTTTAATTAAGTTAATCCATCTTAACGATTCAAAAGCACCTGCAGGTTCTGGAATTGACAGGCACGAACATATTGGAAAAGGGCACATTGGAATATCAGGCTTTGAAAGATTTTTAAAGATAAAAGAACTCTCCAATGTGCCTTTAATTCTCGAGACACCTAAAAAATCTCCTGAAGATGATTTAAAAAATCTCAATGCTGTAAGAGAAATCCTCAGGAAGTTAGAATCCTGA
- a CDS encoding phosphoribosylaminoimidazolesuccinocarboxamide synthase produces MGNIVLETNIEGVKFLRRGKVRDIYEVGDYLLIVATDRVSAFDVVLPTGIPGKGKVLTQISLFWFNMVKDIIENHIVSANVDEFPEPLRKYKDILEGRSMLVKKAKPLPVECIVRGYITGSGWKDYQKTGMICGIKLPEGLVESQKLPEPIYTPSTKAEKGHDINISFDETVKILGEEVAKKIKDISISIYKKASEIAEKKGIIIADTKMEFGFYNEQLILIDELLTPDSSRFWAVKNYVPGKPQDSYDKQIVRDYLISINWDKKPPAPPLPDEIVKKTAERYEEIFRILTS; encoded by the coding sequence ATGGGAAACATTGTTCTTGAAACAAATATTGAAGGTGTTAAATTTCTCAGAAGAGGGAAAGTAAGAGATATTTATGAAGTAGGAGACTATCTTTTAATTGTGGCGACAGACAGAGTTTCTGCTTTTGATGTAGTGCTTCCAACAGGAATTCCAGGTAAGGGAAAGGTGTTAACGCAAATTTCTCTATTCTGGTTTAATATGGTAAAAGACATAATTGAAAATCATATTGTTTCAGCTAATGTAGATGAATTTCCCGAACCTCTTAGAAAATATAAAGATATTCTAGAAGGAAGAAGTATGCTTGTAAAAAAAGCAAAACCTCTTCCTGTAGAATGCATAGTCCGTGGATATATAACTGGTTCAGGATGGAAGGATTATCAGAAAACAGGCATGATTTGTGGAATTAAACTTCCTGAGGGGCTTGTGGAATCTCAAAAACTTCCTGAGCCGATTTACACACCAAGCACAAAGGCTGAAAAGGGACATGATATAAATATAAGTTTTGATGAAACTGTGAAAATTCTTGGCGAAGAAGTAGCTAAAAAAATAAAAGACATATCAATTTCAATCTATAAAAAGGCATCTGAAATCGCAGAAAAAAAGGGTATTATAATTGCTGATACAAAAATGGAATTTGGTTTTTATAATGAACAACTCATACTAATTGACGAACTTTTAACACCTGATTCATCAAGATTCTGGGCAGTGAAAAATTATGTACCAGGAAAACCTCAGGACAGCTATGATAAGCAAATTGTAAGAGATTATTTAATTTCTATAAACTGGGACAAAAAGCCACCTGCACCACCATTACCAGATGAAATTGTAAAAAAGACTGCTGAAAGATATGAAGAAATATTCAGGATTCTAACTTCCTGA
- the thiD gene encoding bifunctional hydroxymethylpyrimidine kinase/phosphomethylpyrimidine kinase, with amino-acid sequence MKTALTIGASDPTSGAGIQLDLKVFYSLDIYGLSILTAVTAQSTSEFVLTHPVPPEVIEAQFEVLLKDIKPFGAKTGMLYSKEALQCIVEKIKKFNIKNLVIDPVITSTLGAKLIENNALKILKEELIPLSIAVTANIPEAETLTEVKIEKIEDVYRASEKLYQLGSNFAIIKGGHLEEKAIDILYDGKNFYKIESEKYPGEFHGTGCAFSSAFLSFLCLNYEPKEAFKAAKNFVKNAIINSLKLGKGMRLLKI; translated from the coding sequence ATGAAAACAGCTTTAACAATAGGAGCTTCTGATCCTACATCTGGAGCAGGAATCCAGTTGGATTTAAAAGTTTTTTATTCCCTTGACATCTATGGATTGAGTATCCTAACTGCTGTTACTGCCCAAAGTACATCAGAGTTTGTTTTAACCCATCCTGTGCCTCCAGAAGTTATAGAAGCCCAGTTTGAAGTTCTCTTAAAAGATATAAAACCATTTGGAGCAAAAACAGGAATGCTTTACAGTAAAGAAGCTTTACAGTGCATAGTCGAAAAAATAAAAAAATTCAATATAAAAAATCTTGTAATTGATCCTGTAATTACCTCTACTTTGGGAGCAAAATTAATAGAAAACAATGCGTTAAAAATTTTAAAAGAAGAACTCATTCCTCTCTCAATTGCTGTTACAGCAAACATTCCTGAGGCAGAGACACTCACAGAAGTAAAGATTGAAAAAATAGAGGATGTTTATAGAGCTTCAGAAAAACTTTATCAACTTGGATCAAATTTTGCTATAATCAAAGGAGGACATCTTGAGGAAAAAGCAATTGATATACTTTACGATGGGAAAAATTTTTATAAAATAGAAAGCGAAAAATATCCAGGCGAGTTTCATGGAACTGGATGTGCTTTTTCTTCTGCTTTTCTGTCTTTTTTATGTCTTAATTATGAACCCAAAGAGGCTTTTAAGGCTGCAAAAAATTTTGTTAAAAATGCTATCATAAATTCCCTGAAGTTAGGGAAAGGTATGCGTTTATTGAAAATATAA